The DNA sequence AGTAAACAAAAAGCAGAAAAAACTTGCTTTAAACTTTGCTTTGAATGAGCATGCACAAAATGGTACTCTTTTTATCGTTGACAGCATCTCTGTTGAGTCTGGTAAAACTAAAGATGCGGCAGCAATGTTCAAAGCTTTAGGTCAAAGAGATACACTTTTTGTTAAATCTTTATTAGATGAAAAAACATATTTGGCGTTTGAAAATCTGCACCAGACATATGTTATCGAATCTAATGAGTTAAACGCATACTTAGCTGCCAACTATCGCTCAATTGTGATAGAAAAAGCTGTATGGGAAACTTTGACAAGTGAGGCTAAGTAATGGCTGATATTACAGATATTAAATCTATTTTATATACAGAAAAGACTTTGGGTTTACAAGAAGATGGTGTTATAGTTGTTCAAACATCACCACGTATGACTAAAACAGGTCTTAAAGAGGTGTTTAGAGAGTATTTCGGAATAATTCCAACAAAAATCAACTCTCTGAATCAAAGCGGAAAAGTAAAACGTTTCCGTGGTGTACAGGGGAAACAAAATGACTTTAAAAAGTTCTATGTTACTCTCCCTGAAGGTGCACAAATAGAAAGTTTGGCGGTATAAGATGGCAATTAAAACTTATAGACCGATAACTCCGTCTCGTCGTTTTTATACGAATGTAGACAGTTCAGATATCACTGCTAAAGCGAGTGTCCGTTCATTACTTGTAAAACTTCCGACAACTGCCGGTCGTAACAACAATGGTCGTATCACTTCTCGTCACAAACAGGCTGGGGCGAAAAAGCTTTACCGTATTA is a window from the Sulfurimonas hydrogeniphila genome containing:
- the rplD gene encoding 50S ribosomal protein L4, whose protein sequence is MSAIVLNEKMEKASELALPESFSGINPHNLYLYVKSAQAAQRANTATTKGRSEVRGGGKKPWAQKGGGRARAGSRRSPIFVGGGKAFGSQNNRNYDLKVNKKQKKLALNFALNEHAQNGTLFIVDSISVESGKTKDAAAMFKALGQRDTLFVKSLLDEKTYLAFENLHQTYVIESNELNAYLAANYRSIVIEKAVWETLTSEAK
- a CDS encoding 50S ribosomal protein L23 is translated as MADITDIKSILYTEKTLGLQEDGVIVVQTSPRMTKTGLKEVFREYFGIIPTKINSLNQSGKVKRFRGVQGKQNDFKKFYVTLPEGAQIESLAV